In Rhodamnia argentea isolate NSW1041297 chromosome 1, ASM2092103v1, whole genome shotgun sequence, the genomic window aaaatatctaaaaaattttaaaatatccaCTTgtcactaaaaaataattaattaattaataaaagtcCACGTATGACGATTTGCCAGAAGTGGTACTCAAGTAAACAATTTTCTtccgatgtggcactcaagtgagtgaaaaaaattatggcactcgagttagcgccgtacaaaagttatgtcaTTCATAGTGTACTTACCTAGAGTAATTCTCGAAATTAGGTCATATTTGAAGTTAAGTAAATTTTGAACTGTGAGATGTGTGTAAGGGATAATAATGAAAATTCTCTATGAATGAGTTTAATCGAGAGTTTGTTAGAATAGTGTTCGACTTGgataatgatatttttttttattaattaataggAATACAAATCCGCCGATTCGAGTTACCTTCGTACGTTTGTACTCAGCTtatttcttctttgattttgtaaaaCTCATCTGTTGAAGTGATAGAAAGATATATTAAGAGTTAAAGAGATATTACATTGTTTGatatttctttgaaaaggaaaagtggtTCTTATGGCATATTGAATGCATAAAACTAATTTGagcatttactaatttttgtctttttaaatGAAAGTATCCATTGATTATTGTTTAAACTATTTACCCGTGAATGGTTTGCAAAACCTTGTTATGAAATAATTACGAAAAGCTCTTATCTTTACATATAATTTATAACAGGCTATATGTTTGACGAATGGAATTGTGAAAATTGGTATGATTTGGTTAGGGAACTTAAGTATTGAAACCGATTCTAGATTTGATTGGGGTTTGTTGGAGAATGTTGCTAGTGGATTAAGTTCATGTCGATATAATTGGAATCTATTGAGGGATAAGTATGCATATTATTACCAGGGCATCCTTCTAGGCCAAACCATCAGCTATATAAGTGGAGACCTAGTCAAGGGACCTTGGTTGCCTTTGTCACGAGATTAAGCATGGCCATAGTTATATATTGAGCATTAAATTAGTCGATAGACTGAACCATTAACAGTTGATTTAAtagagattaatcaatggaatgGACCGATGATGTTTGATTTCTTATTGTTGATCTGATATGTAAAAAGTTATGTAGTGAAAAGGATATACCTGACTTTTGATATTTTACGTATATTGTAAGCTAAATTTGAAATTGATGAATTATTGTATCGTTTTATAAAAAATGCATGTGAATGTTTGATCTACTTAGAATAAATGTACTCATTAAGCTGTGGTTACTTACCCcattcatttcaattttttcaaggTTCTTCAACTAGCGACGAGTAGTACGAGAGCGATATCGTCGAGGAATGTTTGGTAGTAGGGTTGTGGGAATAAATTCATATAGTTGGAATGTCTGAAATGGTATCTGTTAAGGTTTAGTTTTTTAGTttggaaaaatatatattgttgATCCTGTATCTAGATTATTGTTCGATCCTGTATCTAAATTATTGTTCTATCATATACTGATACCCATAATAGATTAACGTTGGTTATGTTTGAAGCTGCGCCCTTTAGGCGAGAAGACGGTCGTATCATCTCCCCTGTTCTGGTAGGATTCTGGGGGTGACAATTTCGAATTGAAGCTTTACATTTTCTATGCATAGCATCTTTGGGTGTTGGAACAGCCAACGACTGCTTGTCAGGCACTGGTCAACAAGTTTTACAAACCATTTAGCATCTACAGCAATCTTTTTGGTGACTGAGATGGATGTGAGATGCATGCAACTTCTAACCTCATCAATGCAAGCCGAGGCCAGCTTTCCGTTTAGGCCAGAAGTCAGTTCTTCATAGTTGAACTCAGTAAGGAGTTTGCCGCAATTCACTACCGGCATGCTGAAGCTAATAACCATGAACCAGGAAAGGAAATAGCAGAAAGGGCCAGATTGGTTTCACTCGATTTTGGCATTTCACGGCTACAGCTTAATGTCAAACCGAGGTTTTTCCCTCTCTTAAAGCAAGCCAGTGCCCCAGTTTTACCATCTCGGAAACTCAGACGCGAAAAAAGGGGGATATCTCGACATTCCGGTTCACCTGATGCTGTACCAGGAATGATCGTCTCCTTAAAGAGTCAATATCTTAGAAATAGACTGTTCCATTGTCTTGAATAGTAGACTGAATGACTTGAAATGCAATTGCTGATAAAGATAGATAACATAGTAGATCCAAAACATGCGAAAGCTGGACTATGTGTGATTAGCTCCATACTCATTACATACTATGGCAGAGGAAATACAAAGAAAGTACTTATTCTTGTAGGTGTTAACCAACTGAAACTGCCATGTGAATGACTACACAGGAATCCAAACAGTCAATGGCTGCTTCTGCCTGAAATAATATGACTTGGCAGAAGCAAAGCACAAATGCTAACAACATTTCAGGGGGTTTCCAATCACATCAGATACCCGACTCGATGATCACGAAATACCTACCTTTCGGTCCTTGCGATTACCTTTAGCTGCAGGAATCAAAGACCAGCCGAATCGAGAAATTAGTACTGAAGGAGTCCTCCGAAGCTACCTTTGGAGGCGAAACCGGTTAAGAAGAGCGCATAAGAATCCTGGAAACTGAACAGACGTCCCATCTTAACCTTGGCCTCGAACTTCCTTCCTTTCTTGATGGCTCGCCGGTGTCTTGGCAGCGTCAAATTGTCATCAGAGTACTCCGGTTCTTCTTTGATTGTTGCGAGCTTCGTCTTCAGTATCACCTCTATGTCCTTCTGCGACTCGGTCCTCAGGGTCTTCCTGCTTGTGCAAGGCACCGCCCTCCACATCCTCCTATAAGCCTTCCTCATTTCAAACCCCCCGAAATGTCCAACTCTCGAAATTTTTCGATGTATCTTTTCTTCAATTCATCAACCTATCGATGTCCCTCTCACAGCTAATGCAACACATATCACAAGCCTTTTTTGGGATTCTAAGTATTGCTTGTCCTTATAAATGGGATGATATACGGATGTGAGCATATGAATGGTTTATGAATTTGGTTGGAGAGGCAATGTCCGGGCAGACCAGAGAGGGTGGCTACTGGCTACCGTGAAAAAGCTAATGGCTTTACAGCGATGGTTCAATCATCATGGCCATTTCTTTAATCAGCCTTATGTCCACCCACCAAACCTGTCCTCGTTAAAGACACAATAAAGAAGACGATGTTCCATTTTCTTTCTGTAGACACGCATATCTGTTTTGATCCCCCTGTCCTGCTTCAACATGTATGAAGTTGTTTCCTGGAAACCCACTCATGGAAGGACAGCATTCTTCCATTGCTGAATATCAGCTGAGTGTCGAAGGAAGCATTGACACTATtattaggattcggcgcacaacCACAACGAAATATAGCGTAAAAACGATAAAGAGAAATTATAATACAAGGTTTATCTTGGTTTGCTTTTAAACTAAGGCTACATTCAGCAAAAGAtgccactataattagcatatcgCACATTTTTATTACACCactcaattacaaaagaaaacgaGTATATATAGCTAGGACTATTCGTGAGCCCAaacaaactactaataaaatatgGTCTCAAATTAGAAAAGCCCTTTGGCGGCTCGAGGAGCGACACCACGAGCTTTCGCCCACTCACGATGGAGCGTGACCCCATGCTTTCCTGTTAACAAGaaatatgaaccacactccaACAATTACTAACATGAGCAAGTAAGCAAAGAACATGATATGCAAAACAGGGCGCAAACAGGACTACGGTGACATGCCTAAACATGGATTAGTGATGTTACCATCATAAGATGAACATGAAACGTGGATTAGTTGGTTCCTTAGTTTAAGGAAACGTGAGAGAGAACATGAGAAGCCCGTCCAGGCAGCAAATGCTCACATGGAATCAGGATATCTTCTCAACCAAGACATGAGACAAGATAAGGCATCAGGCATTTTAATAAGAGGGTGCAATTACCTACTTTGCACCTGAAGAAGAATATTCCACCACCAGCTTAAAGTAAAAGAGAATAGGTGATGCCTTTCTTGCATTGCCAACTCTTACGTGGTCAATGAAGTGATGGTTTTGCGATTCTATGATCTCACAATCCCCGTGCCAcacgttttatttttttttagctaatcAATTTGAAGTTGTCCGTCACGTTTCAAACTAAGCAATTATTCGTTACCACGTCGCAAAGGCATAAGTGTCGCCGGCTGAAGTATCAAAGTTCGTCATTTGGTAATGAATGCACTAAGAAAACTCGTGTTTATAATATGATCGCGGgggctgagattgattctaggCATGTATGGAAAAATAAGTATCAGTGATTCTTGTCACCTTTTTATATCAAGAACAAGATTTGCaaagtagttaaaaaaaaaaaaataaacgtgTTGTCGTAACAGTAacttatcatttttttcatgattGTTTTTCAAATATTCTAGTCAAAACTGGCGAGATTAACTTCCAATTTAAAATGGACGAGGTAAGATGTCTGAATCTAAAATCCAACTCAAATAGACCTCCTTGAATTTTAATATAATAGATTCCTCAAGCGTGCTCTTTAtgattttattatatatatctTCTCACACGATCTTTATGATTTTACTATATATATCTTCTCCCCTATCCCAAACAAGAAATTTAatacgatattttttttttggtcggaaatatGATATTAAATGTGCGTTTATATCACGGAAAATtagagatttgaaaaatatttttcgaaaaatgatcgattacatctcttacaaaaatgaataaataaataaaaattcattaccCACTAAAATAATTGTGCATAACTCGTTGTTCACAATGAATACAATTTCCgttgattaatttttctaagcaatataaccaattttctttgaaaatttattttataaatcatttattttgcgtGAAACAAACGGACTCTAAGTATGTCGAAATCGATCTactaagtcaatttttttttattaaagagtGTCTCGCGAGTACTTGCTCGGCAATCGATTGAGCAAATTTAGTATGGTGCGCAATCAGCGCCGCAAGCGCTAATTAACACATAGTATGTGCTAAATGGTCCATTAACATGTGATGGGATTACGATAGGGACACCCGGCAATCAAAGGTGCCACCTTTTGCCCCATCAAATGAACAGAGAACTCCGATTAATCATTGACAGACCCTCTTGCTCATAGGCGTCGGAAGTTATCGCCAGTAAGAAAAACTCTGGCCACGACATCCCTACCGAAGAAATCGACGTCACCCTCTCCATTTCTAGTTTTTCCCTCCCTCAGAAACACGCACAGCACACGATTCTGTCCGAATCCTCAACTGGGTGTTTGTCGTTTCATCGTTTCTCTCGTTTGTTGTCCGGCCGCAACCGATTTGGATGAGTGCATACAGTTGTCCACACGAATGGTACGTTCTGGATTCTGTCTTTCGTCCACCCCATTCGGTTTTAGATTTTGGGCAATCCTTTGATTGTTGATGTCAGTTCCTGATAACGAGATATTTGATTCTGGTGGTAACGTCGTCGTGGATGTTGATAATGTTGACGATGGAGAGAACAAGGATGATTATAAGGGTGATGGTGGTGGAGACGGTGGAGTTGGGGTCTCTGTCACGCGTAAGAATGATCGGAAGGAAGAGAGGGGTTATGGGTGTACGCCACGATGGAATCTTGCCAAGGTTAAGAAGGCTTTTGGGTCTTCATCCAACAAGAAATCGTCGAGACGACGCAGCAGAAGGAACGACAAAGGTTGTGTTTTTTGCTTTAGCAGGCCCAAAACTCTGGAATCGCCGGCGGAGTCTCATTTGAGCGATCCCAACGATGCGGCTTTCACGCATGAGATGCTGAGGGATTTGTTGGAAAGGAATGATTTTTACTGTAGGGAATGCAATCCCCACTTGTACGTCCATTTCGCTTCCTGTGAGCATAGATAGTGAAGGCAAGTTTTTCGATGGATTGTTTGTATTTCTGTACCTCGACCATTGTTGCGGAGGAGGTTGTGGAAAGTCTTCAATCAGAGGTATGCAAGATTGTTGAGATTATCGAGTTCGTGATCACCATGTTGGTTCTGATTCTTCCAAAAGTGATGGCAATTGGGTTGTGAATGAAATTGTGGTTGGGTATTATGGCGATGAGGTTGGCTCATCGGTTTATCAGATTGGATGGATATTCACAATTCTCGATCATGTGATGAGTTGCCGAGTCATTAGGCCTCTTGCTTGGTCTGCACTTTTGGCTTTGGTTCTCGATTCGTCCTTCTGGAGGTGCTATGAGATTGGTTAAGGATTGTATAGTTGAAAGGAAAACTCAGGGCTGAGAAAATCAGTCTCTGAAAAGTTTATGGTGGATTGCCACGTCAATGTGAAAGAATTGAATTCATTGTATTCTTTTCCAATTGTAGAGCTATACTTTTATACAGAGGAGAATGAGCATACTTCTGCCAATGTATACTTGAGGAAATTCTTGTTTGTAAGACTTTTGGATCAATACTGCAGTGGGAAAGACTTCTACATCCGGTGGGTTGGTTCAGCAGTTTGTTTGTTGCTTTGTTTATCTACGTTTTCTAACTTCATACCACTTTCTGATTTCTAGAGTCCTTCCAAGGGTTTCCATTCCCTATATTGTTTTAGCCGGGGGTTTTGTGTCTTATTGGAAGTTCCAAATGGACGAGATGAAGTGTCACTCTATCTCGACCCCCTCATTCAGCTTCCATGCAACAATTGATGAGACCATGCGTTTTAATATTGATTTAGCTAGTGCTCAGGGATAAGACTCTTGGTGATCGGCTGAAATTAGCGGCTGCCAACCGTGCAAAACAATGTCTTTCTATATGCCTTCGCTGGGATGGTGTGGCTACCGACAGATGAGAATGGATGGCGTGGTTGACAGGTGACTGCAATTTATCTTACTCTTGCTGTTTCGCTTAGTATTAGAAACTGCACATTCGGATGCATACGCATCTAGTACCAGAAATTACTGTTTATCGAAAGAACAACGCAATAGAGAGTTGCTCTTATAAGAACCTTAGTCAGCATGCTTTGCTCCTGAGGCTCATAAACCATAAGCACTCGAAATAGACTTTTAGAAATATAAAGAGAATCCCATGTTTCTGAACTGGGGGTAGCTGGTGCTTGCAGAAACTGACTGGTTTCTTCATTGCAGATTACTTTCTGTTCCGTGTACCTGGAAGATTTTCCTGATGGTTTTCAGCCCGAGCTTGTTTCATTTCGGGTAcggtgaaaaaggaaagaaaaacagaggtTGAAACTAAAGTAAAACTAGA contains:
- the LOC125312867 gene encoding uncharacterized protein LOC125312867, producing MSVPDNEIFDSGGNVVVDVDNVDDGENKDDYKGDGGGDGGVGVSVTRKNDRKEERGYGCTPRWNLAKVKKAFGSSSNKKSSRRRSRRNDKGCVFCFSRPKTLESPAESHLSDPNDAAFTHEMLRDLLERNDFYCRECNPHLYVHFASCEHR